A stretch of DNA from Erwinia aphidicola:
ACGAATAAACCGATAAGCGGCGTCATATAAACCAGAAATGCCGAACTCAGCAGGCTGGTTTCGGCAATGCCTAATTCAATACGCTGGCCCGGCTGCAGCGGCTCGACGCTGGTGATTTTCATCACGTGCGCATTTTTTGGCCCCAGCTTGTTCAGCATATGGCTGCCACACCCCTTGCGGGCAGAGCAGCTGCTGCAGGAAGTTTTCATTTCGGAGTGCAGTGTGGCAATACCATTCTGCCACGAGACCACCGTCGCCCATTCTCTCATCATGGTGTTTTACCCATCGTCACGCTGTCAGCAATACGTTTAGCGGTGGCAGGAGGCAGTTCGCCCACTACCGTAATTTCCGCATTATTACGCACTTCAGTCTGCACCGTACGACGCCCAGTGCGCAACTGCTGTGGCGAACTGCTTTTATCCGCCATCGTCACGTTGATGGAAAAACTGAACAGACCATCGGA
This window harbors:
- the rseC gene encoding SoxR-reducing system protein RseC, with protein sequence MMREWATVVSWQNGIATLHSEMKTSCSSCSARKGCGSHMLNKLGPKNAHVMKITSVEPLQPGQRIELGIAETSLLSSAFLVYMTPLIGLFVLAGVFQMLFHSDLAAASGALLGGVGGFIIAKGISSILGRSASFQPVILSVALPPDALHVTTDA